One genomic region from Bos javanicus breed banteng chromosome 14, ARS-OSU_banteng_1.0, whole genome shotgun sequence encodes:
- the RGS20 gene encoding regulator of G-protein signaling 20 isoform X1, whose translation MGSEWMEMRKRPVCAAQEPTACAPGQPGVENQGSNACCFCWCCCCSCSCLTVRNQEEQRLRRTSYEARTEDLPTCEESPGPTLEEASAWAQSFDKLMLTPAGRNAFREFLRTEFSEENMLFWMACEELKKEANKAMIEEKARIIYEDYISILSPKEVSLDSRVRETINRSMAEPSRNIFDDAQLQIYTLMHRDSYPRFMNSALYKDLLRSLSEKAVEA comes from the exons ATGGGGTCAGAATGGATGGAGATGCGGAAGCGGCCTGTGTGTGCAGCCCAGGAGCCCACAGCCTGCGCCCCCGGCCAGCCCGGAGTAGAGAACCAGGGATCCAACGCTTGCTGcttctgctggtgctgctgctgcagctgttccTG TCTCACTGTGAGAAACCAGGAGGAACAAAGACTTAGAAGGACTTCCTATGAAGCCAGAACAGAAGACCTTCCCACCTGTGAAGAAAG CCCGGGTCCCACCCTGGAGGAGGCCAGCGCCTGGGCTCAGTCCTTTGACAAGCTCATGCTCACGCCCGCGGGCAGGAACGCCTTCCGGGAGTTTCTGCGGACCGAGTTCAGCGAGGAGAACATGCTCTTCTGGATGGCGTGCGAGGAGCTGAAGAAAGAAGCGAATAAAGCCATGATTGAAGAGAAAGCGAGGATCATATACGAAGACTACATTTCTATTCTCTCTCCTAAGGAG GTCAGCCTGGACTCACGCGTGCGGGAGACCATCAACAGGAGCATGGCCGAGCCCTCCCGGAACATCTTCGACGATGCCCAGCTGCAGATCTACACGCTGATGCACAGGGACTCATACCCCCGCTTCATGAACTCCGCTCTCTACAAAGACCTGCTCCGCTCCTTATCCGAGAAAGCAGTGGAAGCCTAG